The Glycine max cultivar Williams 82 chromosome 17, Glycine_max_v4.0, whole genome shotgun sequence genome contains the following window.
AGGGCCAGGCACAATGACAAAACCCAAGCATACAACACTCAAGAAGATTTATTCAATGTTATTCCACTAGGAAGGAACCTAATACGGCTACAACGTTTTAATTTGGTCAGAGCTTCCTGTGGCTTACCAAGCATGAGATCCACATAAACTGCAGTAAGAGTGGCTTCTGGACTGTTGGGTAATATGGACAATGCCTGCGCAACCAGTATATTGGATTTCTCAAATTCACCCTGCATCGCCGACATTACAGCAAAATTTGCATAAATTGTTGCTCGTGCCTCCTCTGGCTTGAGGAAAACAATACTCTGAGTGccttcaagagaagaattctTAGCAGTTGTGGATCCTCCATTCACCTCGTCAAAATCAGCAGTCCTCTCCGGTTGCCATTTCTCACAGTCCTCTAGGCTGAAAGGCAAGTCAACATTGTTTCCCCCAGACAAATAAAATGACAAGTGCTCAGCTGCTTCCTTTGGTCTGTTCAGCAAGCAGAGAGCCTCTGCTGCATAAACATGGCCTAGAAAGATGTAAATTCTGGAACATTCTGGAAGTTCTAAGAGAGATTTAGCAACTGATAGTGCCTTCACAGGATTGTCCAATTCCAGCTCCACATATGCTAAATTAGCAAGAACAGCTTGCTTAACCAATTGATTTTCTCTTTTACGGACATTTTCATAATAGGAGAGGGAGTTCTGAACAAGTTCCTGACTATTTCCTCCTTTTTGTTCTTTAGTGTCCCCATTTGCATTGACCTGACCTAACCCTACTGCTACTGAAAATGCCTTTGAATCAATGCCAtgtaagtttttaatatttgaattctttgaagGCGACACTTCACTTCCATCATTATCCTCCACAGAAGAGTTAGAGGGCAAACCAGACTTCAAACAATTTGCACTGTTGGAGTCCAGCAAGTGTAGAGCATTCAAGAGGCACTGCCGGGCAAGGGACATCGATAACTTTAGTCGCCCATCTTCACCTGGACAATCATCCCCTTCAGATGAGTCCACAAGTCCATTTCCTGAAATCTGATCTTCCACCACAAGTTGCCTCCATTTTCCTATCCCAACAACACAAACTCCTACCCCCAACTTCTCTGATGGAACCCAACTTGATTTGATTAGGCCCTTTTCTAAAGCCATCAAACAGCATTCTGAGAGTCGGAGCCACAAGAGAGGTTGTTTGTAAAAGACCAGACTTGCCTTCTGGAAACATCGAGCAGCAAGTATTGGCTTCCCACAAGCCAAGTGCTGCACAccacaattatatattataaggaGAGAATTATCCTGTGAGAAAGTGGCTAGCTTTAGTGCTTGGTCCTTCCGCAGTGATGAGCAATTGGTTAATGCCTTTGAGAAGAATAATGAAGACGTCTGATACTTTCCGAGCTGATAATAAATGCACCCAAGATTGTTGTTGAAAATGCTTGAAAATGCTGTGTCAGTCCGATTATTTGATGCCATCAATAGCTTCACAGCTTTGCGGTGGTTACCACGTGCATATTCAAGCTGGGATTTCAAAAGAAGAGCCATTGATGAATCTCTTCCACGTGCGATGTTCATGGCCAGCTTGACTTCTCGTTTTGCTAGCTTCAAGTTCCTAGTAAGAAGCAGAAACCTAACCTTGTAAAGTTGCAATTTAAGCTTTAAATCAACAGTAGAAAACCTGTCAACCAAAGCCCTTGAAAGATCATTTGAAGATGGGCCCATTGGCCTCACTAGATTTTGTCCAGCCATATCCAAAATCATGGCTTCATAATCAAGTGTATCTTCAGACAAAGCTCTGGATAGATGATTTTCAGATGCATTTGCACTCGACCCTAAGTCAGAACTGGATGCATCAGCAGCTGATGCACTAATGGCAACAGGTACCGACTTCGTAATTAGATTTACAGCTTGCTGCTGTGCTGTGTTCCCACTATCACCTTGACTCGCACTACTAACACCAAAGGCTTTTTCCAGATAAGTCAACACATCCTAAACAAACAGATTCCAGCTCAGAATACCACACTGGTACAATTAGGGAAACTAAAAAACTGCTTACAGTGAAATTTTTAAGCCACTCACTCAACAAATTATTCAATATAAACAGATACTACAACTAGTAGGGTAAGAATTTATGCCAAGAAAGTTTAACATTGTATATTATCAGAGAAAACAATCAAAAGCAAGTAAATTATACACACTAATTTTTCAGTTTGACTGGCTTAATATAGATACTGGGTTAGTGTTTTCAAAATGAAATTGGATCATGTCAGTTTAGCTCCCAACACAACCGTCTTGTTGAGAGTAAACCCACATTTCCTGCATATGAACCCAATGCCATGCCCAACATTGGTTGCCTAAAGTGTTAGGGGTTTTATGTTATGGCTAATATCAATAtcctaataaataattttatagctaatttataatttataatttgcaaagtcagtTTCTAGCTCTGATGAGTGAGCATTACGTATTTAAGTACATGATTTATGCACAATAAAGAAAACTTCCAAATAGctaaaaatgaaggattgaaacAGATCAGATGAACAAATCACCATTGAAAACATTCATCTGCCATGCCCAACATTGGCTTGGGAAGAAAGATTTTTGTTATCAACAGACTGACAGAGAAATGAGAGACTCATGGTTGAACTGGTCAGGGTAAGTATAAATTATGTAATAACATTGATATTTACATTGAACACATAACTAGCCACCACAAACTAtaagaaagttaaaaaataaaaataacaaatttatgaGATATGATTATCATGGTAGAGAATAGAGCAATGCATTAAGCTACAAAACTTGCAATTGTTAAAAAGTAAACCAACCATTCACATTATCAAATAGAACTTACAGCTGATTTTGATGCATCATGGCAAGCAAGGCTAGCATCAAGCAGCAGAAGGCAAATATGTAGAGCTGTTGTCTGCTTTAGAAAAGAGAACACAAAAGAAAGGAGCAAAACAAAGCTATCAACGTATCAgtgtaattttgaaaacaaaataacatcaaataatATATGACATACCTCATCTATGggttcaatattttgaaagagAGGTTCCAAAACTGACAATGTCTTCACATAGTCATGAAGATGGAACCAAACGATCGCCTAAAGAGATTGAAATAACAAAATCCATATCAACAAAGATAATTAAGTCACATTCATTCAAAgcaacagaaatgtaaatgaaattaatataaggAGCAAAATGAACATACAATATTTAGCATTGCCACAGAAGAGTCAAATTCATCTGTATACATGGTGCTGGTGCTATTTGCACCTGAAAACTGGTGTACCGAAGCATTACTTCCTTTGGACCCCAAAACTTTATTTCCAACATTGTTAACTGACTCTCCTTGTTCTTCCGAAGCCAGAGCAAGCTCGTCGTTTTTTCTCTGAATCAACTCCAAGCAACAGAAGGGATAAGTAGAAAATTGCAAATAAATAGAGGATAAGGGCAAAACATGAGAGAAATGAGAACTTAAAGCCAACATACTGAAAGCTTAAGAAAGACTTCCTGATTTCTGCACTGAATTTTATTTGATAGTTATTCAATGAGGAAAAGCTATCCAGCTCTTCTTCACCATTGTTTCCTAACTTGTAATATTATCATTGAGGTGGTGATGTGTATGTAAAGTTTCCTCTTTTAAGAATGTCATAAATAAGAGaccaaaaagaaagaatttggGAAACAAAATTGTGATCAACTATAGTATACCAGGTCCAACAGGTAATTAAATCTTATCTGCATCCTTATTCCaatgaaagaaacaaaaatatggCCTTCTACTATCTTAAACACTCATTCCGCTGGCTCAAGCCACAAGCCAACATAGCATTTCATTGACCCCAAAATACTTGCATGAACCACTATAAAGGctcagaaattaaatttaaaagaggCCACATTATGAACTAGGTCTACATTTAATTTTGTCATCTTATTCTCAATTGGTGCCAATGCCATGCACTTCCAGTTTCTTAATCCATAAAGGTAATACAAGTGAAAATTGGTTCCTTCAAATACCATTCGTGAAAAATAAAACCTACTGCCCATCACAAAACTGTCACTTTGCAGAAATCCAAAACaagatgaaatttaaaatagcaTACCTTGATGCCATTAATTACTTCAAGCAACTTCTTGGGATCCGAACAACCATCTCGGAAGAAATCCACAATTGCAATATTATGAAGGACCTGAAATATTCAGATTTAAAACCATAAACACTAAGATTgttgtgtgggggggggggggggggggggggggggttctaAAACCATATTCCTCACTTGCTCATAACAGGCCTCCATGTGGATGGCAGAGAATTTTATTGttctaaaaacataatttccaTCTCAAATGCAATCCACAAAATCAGAAATTGAATTTTcagaatttttaattgtatattttgtaCAAGATAATTGGCATGTGGCATAGCAGAAACACCACATCCATGCTCTATAAAACACACACACAGTGACGATAAAAGTCCATTTATTTCTTCAACATAAATAACTTTCACAGATATACATACACAAAGGTcacttcaattattttaatttattcatatataGCATGCCTCATCAGTTATGAGAATGCATAAAGAGTACAAGTTCAGGaccaaaacattttcaaattccatgaaa
Protein-coding sequences here:
- the LOC100802507 gene encoding CCR4-NOT transcription complex subunit 10 isoform X2, producing MYTDEFDSSVAMLNIAIVWFHLHDYVKTLSVLEPLFQNIEPIDETTALHICLLLLDASLACHDASKSADVLTYLEKAFGVSSASQGDSGNTAQQQAVNLITKSVPVAISASAADASSSDLGSSANASENHLSRALSEDTLDYEAMILDMAGQNLVRPMGPSSNDLSRALVDRFSTVDLKLKLQLYKVRFLLLTRNLKLAKREVKLAMNIARGRDSSMALLLKSQLEYARGNHRKAVKLLMASNNRTDTAFSSIFNNNLGCIYYQLGKYQTSSLFFSKALTNCSSLRKDQALKLATFSQDNSLLIIYNCGVQHLACGKPILAARCFQKASLVFYKQPLLWLRLSECCLMALEKGLIKSSWVPSEKLGVGVCVVGIGKWRQLVVEDQISGNGLVDSSEGDDCPGEDGRLKLSMSLARQCLLNALHLLDSNSANCLKSGLPSNSSVEDNDGSEVSPSKNSNIKNLHGIDSKAFSVAVGLGQVNANGDTKEQKGGNSQELVQNSLSYYENVRKRENQLVKQAVLANLAYVELELDNPVKALSVAKSLLELPECSRIYIFLGHVYAAEALCLLNRPKEAAEHLSFYLSGGNNVDLPFSLEDCEKWQPERTADFDEVNGGSTTAKNSSLEGTQSIVFLKPEEARATIYANFAVMSAMQGEFEKSNILVAQALSILPNSPEATLTAVYVDLMLGKPQEALTKLKRCSRIRFLPSGITLNKSS
- the LOC100802507 gene encoding CCR4-NOT transcription complex subunit 10 isoform X3, with product MSFVLLLSFVFSFLKQTTALHICLLLLDASLACHDASKSADVLTYLEKAFGVSSASQGDSGNTAQQQAVNLITKSVPVAISASAADASSSDLGSSANASENHLSRALSEDTLDYEAMILDMAGQNLVRPMGPSSNDLSRALVDRFSTVDLKLKLQLYKVRFLLLTRNLKLAKREVKLAMNIARGRDSSMALLLKSQLEYARGNHRKAVKLLMASNNRTDTAFSSIFNNNLGCIYYQLGKYQTSSLFFSKALTNCSSLRKDQALKLATFSQDNSLLIIYNCGVQHLACGKPILAARCFQKASLVFYKQPLLWLRLSECCLMALEKGLIKSSWVPSEKLGVGVCVVGIGKWRQLVVEDQISGNGLVDSSEGDDCPGEDGRLKLSMSLARQCLLNALHLLDSNSANCLKSGLPSNSSVEDNDGSEVSPSKNSNIKNLHGIDSKAFSVAVGLGQVNANGDTKEQKGGNSQELVQNSLSYYENVRKRENQLVKQAVLANLAYVELELDNPVKALSVAKSLLELPECSRIYIFLGHVYAAEALCLLNRPKEAAEHLSFYLSGGNNVDLPFSLEDCEKWQPERTADFDEVNGGSTTAKNSSLEGTQSIVFLKPEEARATIYANFAVMSAMQGEFEKSNILVAQALSILPNSPEATLTAVYVDLMLGKPQEALTKLKRCSRIRFLPSGITLNKSS
- the LOC100802507 gene encoding CCR4-NOT transcription complex subunit 10 isoform X1 — its product is MESRDLPSSSPSSTANRDASSATDAEDGVFTVAVALAKDAALHFQSGKFAECVEVLNQLLQKKQGDPKVLHNIAIVDFFRDGCSDPKKLLEVINGIKRKNDELALASEEQGESVNNVGNKVLGSKGSNASVHQFSGANSTSTMYTDEFDSSVAMLNIAIVWFHLHDYVKTLSVLEPLFQNIEPIDETTALHICLLLLDASLACHDASKSADVLTYLEKAFGVSSASQGDSGNTAQQQAVNLITKSVPVAISASAADASSSDLGSSANASENHLSRALSEDTLDYEAMILDMAGQNLVRPMGPSSNDLSRALVDRFSTVDLKLKLQLYKVRFLLLTRNLKLAKREVKLAMNIARGRDSSMALLLKSQLEYARGNHRKAVKLLMASNNRTDTAFSSIFNNNLGCIYYQLGKYQTSSLFFSKALTNCSSLRKDQALKLATFSQDNSLLIIYNCGVQHLACGKPILAARCFQKASLVFYKQPLLWLRLSECCLMALEKGLIKSSWVPSEKLGVGVCVVGIGKWRQLVVEDQISGNGLVDSSEGDDCPGEDGRLKLSMSLARQCLLNALHLLDSNSANCLKSGLPSNSSVEDNDGSEVSPSKNSNIKNLHGIDSKAFSVAVGLGQVNANGDTKEQKGGNSQELVQNSLSYYENVRKRENQLVKQAVLANLAYVELELDNPVKALSVAKSLLELPECSRIYIFLGHVYAAEALCLLNRPKEAAEHLSFYLSGGNNVDLPFSLEDCEKWQPERTADFDEVNGGSTTAKNSSLEGTQSIVFLKPEEARATIYANFAVMSAMQGEFEKSNILVAQALSILPNSPEATLTAVYVDLMLGKPQEALTKLKRCSRIRFLPSGITLNKSS